From one Candidatus Chromulinivorax destructor genomic stretch:
- a CDS encoding DMT family transporter, whose amino-acid sequence MFLLILLNLLYASTFLFTKIGMNFSQPVFMTGVRMLIGGIISLCIYKQFYYRRTDISSITKKQWILIGCLSFTNIYLCNILEVWGLQYLSVGKAAFFYNLSPFFSALFAYFLFSEYMTWQKWLGLSLGFLGFLPIFMEPGSVVDTTMKIGFFSLADVAMLGAAIVSILGWTIMRLLLKQKSFSAFLLNGITMTSGSLLCFLHALCFESQPFVQPGMMYSFIQVALLIALFKHVIANNLNAYLLTKYTTTLIAFFSFTASLFAALFGILFLGESISGYFIMSVVCVFTGLMIFYQEELRQGYITK is encoded by the coding sequence ATGTTTTTACTTATTTTACTTAATCTTTTATACGCATCTACATTTCTGTTTACTAAAATAGGAATGAATTTTAGCCAGCCAGTGTTTATGACTGGGGTACGAATGTTGATAGGAGGAATTATTTCATTATGTATTTATAAACAATTTTATTATCGACGGACTGATATTTCTTCAATTACCAAAAAGCAATGGATATTAATTGGATGTTTAAGTTTTACCAATATTTATCTGTGTAATATTCTTGAAGTATGGGGTTTACAATATTTATCAGTTGGTAAAGCAGCATTTTTCTATAATCTATCACCATTTTTTTCTGCCTTATTTGCGTATTTCTTATTTTCAGAATACATGACATGGCAAAAATGGCTTGGATTAAGTTTGGGTTTTTTAGGTTTTCTACCTATATTCATGGAACCTGGCAGCGTAGTTGATACGACGATGAAAATTGGATTCTTTTCTTTAGCTGATGTAGCAATGCTTGGCGCTGCAATTGTTTCTATTTTAGGGTGGACGATCATGCGGTTGCTGCTTAAACAAAAATCATTTTCTGCATTTTTACTCAATGGGATTACGATGACATCGGGCAGTTTACTTTGTTTTTTACATGCGCTGTGCTTTGAGTCTCAGCCATTTGTACAACCTGGTATGATGTATAGCTTTATACAGGTTGCTCTTTTAATAGCTTTATTTAAGCATGTTATTGCAAATAATTTAAATGCGTATTTGCTCACTAAGTATACGACAACATTGATTGCATTTTTCAGTTTTACCGCAAGTTTATTTGCTGCCTTATTTGGGATACTATTTTTAGGCGAATCGATTTCGGGCTATTTTATTATGTCCGTGGTATGTGTATTTACTGGCCTTATGATTTTTTATCAGGAAGAATTGCGTCAGGGGTATATTACAAAATAA
- a CDS encoding ankyrin repeat domain-containing protein: MYKTNITFFAFFLALTFHVKSSVNTSNVQYKDSTFFLLARNKAMIERMFLSGDVEKMNEALNENVDINCTDEHGNNALHIVAYQENFGLLNSLLNLQVNSSQINKDNFTYENIIHIHMFLTAKIKEDDIHSFNSQYGNHINGDNFTKNYHRYKNYVDKNKNTALHNAAYLCKRDLIDKFLKIGVNPSRKNNNNQTYKDLLKNIDDFLSFDKNKVKKALQANVWIDSFDKHGNTVLHLAAYKNTPFQEFENIYGGLAISINARNHSGLTQAMILEQNKRTGCIDITDEAYFKRIEEYNERLKMIEG; the protein is encoded by the coding sequence ATGTATAAAACAAATATCACTTTTTTTGCTTTTTTTTTAGCATTAACTTTTCATGTAAAAAGCTCGGTTAACACATCAAATGTTCAATATAAAGACTCAACTTTCTTTTTACTAGCACGCAACAAGGCAATGATTGAAAGAATGTTTTTATCAGGTGATGTAGAAAAAATGAATGAAGCCTTAAACGAGAACGTAGATATTAATTGTACAGATGAACATGGCAATAATGCTTTACATATAGTTGCTTACCAAGAAAATTTTGGGTTACTCAACAGTCTTCTTAATCTTCAAGTCAATTCGTCACAAATAAATAAAGATAACTTTACCTATGAAAACATCATACATATACATATGTTTTTAACAGCAAAAATAAAAGAAGATGATATACATAGTTTTAATTCTCAATACGGCAATCATATCAACGGTGATAATTTTACTAAAAATTATCACCGTTATAAAAACTATGTTGATAAAAATAAAAATACAGCATTACATAATGCTGCTTATTTATGCAAACGTGACCTTATTGATAAATTTCTTAAAATTGGAGTTAATCCATCTAGAAAAAATAATAATAATCAAACGTATAAAGATTTACTCAAAAATATAGATGATTTTTTATCTTTTGATAAAAATAAAGTTAAGAAAGCTTTACAGGCTAACGTCTGGATAGATAGCTTTGATAAACATGGCAATACAGTTTTACATTTAGCAGCATACAAAAACACTCCATTTCAAGAATTTGAAAATATATACGGTGGCTTAGCAATAAGCATTAATGCAAGGAATCATAGTGGACTAACGCAGGCAATGATTCTAGAACAAAATAAAAGAACTGGATGTATTGATATAACTGATGAAGCTTATTTTAAAAGAATTGAAGAATATAACGAACGCCTGAAAATGATTGAAGGATAA
- a CDS encoding ribonuclease HI family protein, translating into MKQMSLWDTPHVEKQEEQVVSWRLFIDGASKNNPGPAASGFVLFKNKEIICRQGFYLGIKTNNQAEYYALVLGIFFAKKYIKKTELLTIISDSQLLVRQMTGIYKVKDAGLRQLKDLSALWLRGYTFRVEHVLREYNKLADEMANRGVEKKISLPQEFLDCLKDHEITI; encoded by the coding sequence ATGAAACAAATGAGTTTGTGGGATACTCCTCACGTTGAAAAACAAGAAGAACAAGTTGTTTCATGGCGCCTATTTATTGATGGTGCATCAAAAAATAATCCGGGGCCTGCTGCTTCCGGATTTGTTTTATTTAAAAATAAAGAAATTATTTGTCGCCAAGGTTTTTATTTAGGCATAAAAACTAATAACCAAGCTGAATACTACGCATTAGTCTTGGGAATTTTTTTTGCTAAAAAATATATTAAAAAAACTGAATTATTAACAATTATTTCAGATTCGCAGTTATTGGTTCGTCAAATGACTGGCATCTATAAAGTTAAAGATGCTGGATTACGTCAACTCAAAGATCTATCAGCTTTGTGGTTGCGTGGTTATACGTTTAGAGTAGAGCATGTATTGCGTGAATACAATAAGCTTGCAGACGAGATGGCAAATCGTGGCGTTGAGAAGAAAATATCCTTACCTCAAGAATTTTTAGATTGTTTAAAAGATCATGAAATTACTATTTAA
- a CDS encoding deoxyribonuclease IV, protein MSNRFGLHIRLTESIFDAAERAERLQIKTFQAVLMLENREFLNLSDEDIERFVQLRREKFEHLFVHGAYWSNITNVTGKGFHCLLKEIELAEKLEFTHIVIHPGSFGTDMTRNHRVNYIAKSIDILLQATKKIIIVLENSPHKDKSFSSNIEEFGDLCKKISPSDRVKICIDTAHAFVAGYDISTPEKVNVFVKLLATTIGIENIGLLHCNDTKKNCGSYLDVHAVPGHGKIGMAALYTFVHHPLLNKIPVVFEMPALDESLEYDIIQQFIDMEVLEL, encoded by the coding sequence ATGAGTAACAGATTTGGTCTTCACATTCGATTAACAGAATCAATTTTTGATGCGGCTGAACGAGCCGAGCGATTACAAATTAAAACATTCCAAGCGGTGTTAATGTTAGAAAATCGAGAATTTTTAAATCTATCAGATGAAGATATTGAACGATTTGTTCAACTCCGTCGGGAAAAATTCGAGCATCTTTTTGTTCATGGCGCTTATTGGTCAAACATTACTAATGTAACTGGTAAAGGTTTTCATTGTCTTTTAAAAGAAATCGAGTTGGCTGAAAAACTTGAATTTACCCATATTGTGATTCATCCAGGTTCGTTTGGAACTGATATGACTCGAAACCATCGAGTTAATTATATTGCAAAATCGATTGATATTTTATTACAAGCAACTAAAAAAATTATTATTGTGTTGGAAAATAGTCCTCATAAAGATAAATCATTTAGTAGCAACATCGAAGAATTTGGTGATTTATGTAAGAAAATTTCTCCATCTGATCGTGTAAAAATTTGTATCGATACTGCCCATGCTTTTGTTGCTGGGTATGATATATCAACTCCTGAAAAAGTTAATGTGTTTGTAAAATTATTAGCTACAACAATAGGCATTGAAAACATTGGACTTTTGCATTGTAATGATACGAAAAAAAACTGTGGTTCATACTTAGATGTTCATGCAGTGCCCGGACATGGAAAAATAGGCATGGCAGCTTTGTATACGTTTGTACACCACCCATTATTGAATAAAATTCCGGTGGTTTTTGAGATGCCTGCTTTAGATGAGTCATTAGAATATGACATTATACAACAATTTATTGATATGGAAGTTTTAGAATTATGA
- a CDS encoding type I glyceraldehyde-3-phosphate dehydrogenase, with the protein MIRVAINGFGRIGRSFLRSYLMDEQARKQLIIVAINVGPSIMENVAHMFKYDSFMGTLPYDVSSKNGILAVDGLQIPLIGVLNPADAGWNVFDVDWVIEATGFFTTKEKASLHIQSGAKKVLITAPGKDVDVTIVPGVNDVMYDATHHNIVSLASCTTNALAPMLKVLHEKFGVESAMMNTIHSYTNNQVLLDVEARDVRQARAATMSMIPTSTGASSAIKEVYPQLTGKITGMSLRVPVGKISIVDLTFTSLHTLDKESINQAFRDARDNSLKNILDSTTLPLVSIDYTNNPHSVIIDELLTDVCGSHTAKVFGWYDNEYGYSCRLKDFLVAQR; encoded by the coding sequence ATGATACGTGTAGCAATTAATGGCTTTGGAAGAATAGGTAGATCTTTTTTACGATCATACTTAATGGATGAACAAGCGCGCAAGCAATTAATAATTGTTGCAATTAACGTTGGGCCGTCAATTATGGAAAACGTTGCTCATATGTTTAAATATGACTCATTTATGGGTACGTTGCCATACGATGTGTCATCAAAAAATGGAATTCTTGCTGTAGATGGCTTGCAAATTCCACTCATTGGAGTTTTAAATCCAGCTGATGCCGGTTGGAATGTATTTGATGTTGACTGGGTTATTGAAGCAACTGGTTTTTTTACAACCAAAGAAAAGGCTTCTTTGCATATTCAATCTGGAGCAAAAAAAGTTTTAATTACAGCCCCAGGTAAAGATGTTGATGTCACCATTGTACCTGGTGTTAATGATGTCATGTACGATGCAACTCATCATAATATAGTGTCACTTGCTAGTTGCACAACCAATGCGCTTGCACCGATGCTTAAAGTTTTACATGAAAAATTTGGTGTTGAAAGCGCGATGATGAATACGATTCATTCGTATACCAACAATCAAGTCTTGCTCGATGTAGAAGCTCGTGATGTGCGTCAGGCGCGTGCAGCAACCATGAGTATGATTCCAACTTCAACAGGTGCATCATCGGCAATCAAAGAAGTGTACCCGCAACTTACTGGTAAAATTACGGGCATGAGCTTACGAGTGCCTGTTGGTAAAATATCGATTGTGGATTTAACATTTACTTCATTACATACACTTGATAAAGAATCGATTAATCAAGCATTTCGTGATGCTCGCGACAATTCTTTAAAAAATATTTTAGATAGTACAACCTTGCCACTTGTTTCGATTGATTATACCAATAATCCTCATTCAGTGATTATTGATGAACTCTTGACTGATGTTTGCGGTAGTCATACAGCAAAAGTTTTTGGTTGGTATGATAATGAATATGGTTATTCATGCCGTTTAAAAGATTTTTTAGTTGCTCAAAGATAA
- a CDS encoding metal-dependent hydrolase encodes MPGYKTHLVGGCATYLIILQCIKSFQPTVFMLMQGFVFCLLGSLFPDVDIKSKGQNLFYVCAFMTLCCFLYYNRIDLFIGLSLAVFTPLLVKHRGIFHKIWFLMLLSLVMGIIIDSFHAKNSTWALKNALFFLAGALSHVLLDRVTTRLKYWFIRK; translated from the coding sequence ATGCCTGGATACAAAACTCATTTAGTAGGTGGTTGCGCGACGTACCTTATAATATTACAATGTATTAAATCGTTTCAACCAACAGTTTTTATGTTGATGCAGGGATTTGTATTTTGTTTATTAGGATCATTGTTTCCAGATGTTGACATCAAGAGCAAAGGGCAAAATTTATTTTACGTCTGCGCTTTTATGACGCTGTGTTGTTTTTTATATTATAATCGCATTGATTTGTTTATAGGATTGAGCTTAGCAGTATTTACACCTTTACTGGTTAAGCATCGTGGTATATTTCATAAAATTTGGTTTTTAATGCTACTTTCTCTCGTTATGGGAATTATTATTGATAGTTTTCATGCAAAAAATTCTACATGGGCGCTTAAAAATGCGCTATTTTTTCTTGCAGGGGCTTTGTCTCACGTACTATTAGATCGAGTTACTACTCGTTTGAAATATTGGTTTATTCGTAAATAA
- a CDS encoding zinc ribbon domain-containing protein, with amino-acid sequence MRSIEFQKFIDLVTFDQSLVKIEHDIKKMQEAGKSLLDDIKSLDADLLDVKNAKDQARKAVDEKELYMKVLESKELELKDKINSLSNQKEYRSLQKELEALHEKRLYHEQDLLALWNKHDVMQKSYEVKAASHEELLGKLGQDIAENQTQISQLTTQLDEILSQRELKQQPVPQEWLEMYNNMKGRVANPVVPVVGDACDACFYSVTTKDLQALRQNKLVQCRDCYRLLYTQ; translated from the coding sequence GTGAGAAGTATTGAATTTCAAAAATTTATTGATTTAGTAACTTTCGATCAGAGTCTTGTTAAAATTGAGCACGATATTAAAAAAATGCAAGAAGCAGGAAAGTCTCTTCTTGATGATATCAAAAGCTTAGACGCTGATCTTCTTGACGTCAAAAATGCAAAAGATCAAGCACGTAAAGCTGTTGATGAAAAAGAGCTTTACATGAAAGTCTTAGAGTCTAAAGAGCTTGAATTAAAAGATAAAATAAATTCTCTATCAAATCAAAAAGAGTACAGATCGCTTCAAAAAGAACTTGAAGCTTTGCATGAAAAACGTTTATACCATGAGCAAGATTTGCTTGCATTATGGAATAAACATGATGTAATGCAAAAAAGTTATGAAGTAAAAGCTGCATCTCATGAAGAATTACTTGGCAAATTAGGTCAAGATATTGCTGAAAATCAGACACAAATATCTCAATTAACAACGCAATTAGATGAAATTTTGTCCCAACGAGAACTTAAGCAGCAACCAGTTCCTCAAGAATGGCTTGAAATGTATAACAACATGAAAGGCCGTGTTGCAAACCCAGTTGTTCCTGTTGTTGGTGATGCGTGTGACGCTTGCTTTTATAGCGTAACGACAAAAGATTTACAGGCTTTACGCCAAAACAAATTAGTACAGTGTCGAGATTGTTATCGTTTATTGTATACGCAATAA
- a CDS encoding phosphomannomutase/phosphoglucomutase: MQKQLFRQYDIRGKIGTEISPDDFYYLAHATIHYLQQQGPLLAIVLGMDGRVHSQAIYQEIAAACKMAGVDVYYLGVCSTPITTFAHYQLPVQASFMITASHNPADYNGLKISYQKVAVEGEKLQQIYELFVRKTIVQGDTSGLLFDATEMTEMYVTTLVEQFSHLKKFNQPCFIDCGNGTAGPILEKLIHKMGWKNIQLLFKEVDGTYPNHTADPTDMKNMTFLYDTLHQNPGSFGVGLDGDCDRVAIITATQGLVSADRLLTLFAQAMQAQVVIADIKSSTVLQSSGAQIILAATGCANIIQAMHEHHAVIGGELSGHFFFKDRHDGYDDGIYAMLRYFEILMQKNTDCDTFVATLPELFSTKDIRIPCADTYKFQVVQEIKTQLIADQQFKITTVDGIRFETLDGWALIRAANTQPMISVCCQASSPIKLQEMKRFLVLLLQPYIEIKILEQYIL, from the coding sequence ATGCAAAAACAACTCTTTCGTCAATACGATATTCGTGGGAAAATAGGAACAGAAATTTCGCCTGATGATTTTTATTATCTTGCGCATGCAACCATTCATTACTTACAACAACAAGGACCTTTATTAGCGATTGTTCTTGGTATGGATGGACGAGTTCATTCACAAGCGATTTACCAAGAAATTGCAGCAGCATGTAAGATGGCAGGTGTAGATGTTTATTATTTGGGAGTTTGTTCAACACCTATTACGACATTTGCTCATTATCAATTACCAGTTCAAGCAAGCTTTATGATTACTGCCTCGCATAATCCAGCTGATTATAATGGGTTAAAAATTTCATATCAAAAAGTTGCTGTTGAGGGTGAAAAACTTCAACAAATCTATGAGCTTTTTGTCAGAAAAACTATCGTGCAAGGTGATACATCAGGTCTTTTATTTGATGCTACAGAGATGACTGAGATGTATGTTACTACCTTGGTTGAACAATTTTCTCATCTTAAAAAATTTAATCAGCCTTGTTTTATTGATTGTGGAAATGGAACAGCAGGACCTATTTTAGAAAAACTCATACACAAAATGGGTTGGAAGAATATCCAACTTTTATTTAAAGAAGTTGATGGAACCTATCCAAATCATACTGCAGATCCAACTGATATGAAGAATATGACATTTTTATATGACACTTTACATCAAAACCCAGGATCTTTTGGAGTTGGGCTTGATGGAGATTGTGACCGAGTTGCCATTATAACTGCAACGCAAGGGCTTGTCTCTGCAGATCGTTTGTTAACATTATTCGCTCAGGCTATGCAAGCGCAGGTGGTGATTGCAGATATTAAATCTTCAACAGTTTTACAATCATCAGGAGCTCAAATTATTTTGGCTGCAACTGGGTGTGCAAATATTATCCAAGCTATGCATGAGCACCATGCGGTTATTGGTGGTGAATTAAGTGGCCATTTCTTCTTTAAAGATCGTCATGATGGGTACGATGATGGCATCTATGCTATGCTTCGTTACTTTGAAATATTGATGCAAAAAAATACAGATTGTGATACTTTCGTCGCAACATTACCAGAGCTCTTTTCAACAAAAGACATCAGAATTCCTTGCGCTGATACGTATAAATTTCAGGTTGTTCAAGAAATAAAAACTCAGCTTATTGCAGATCAACAATTTAAAATCACCACCGTTGATGGTATTCGCTTTGAAACTTTAGATGGATGGGCGCTTATTCGAGCTGCAAATACACAACCGATGATTTCTGTATGTTGCCAAGCTTCATCTCCTATAAAATTACAAGAGATGAAACGTTTTCTTGTTTTATTATTACAACCATATATTGAAATCAAAATATTAGAGCAGTACATATTATGA
- a CDS encoding SpoIID/LytB domain-containing protein, which yields MKLLFNICLLVGISSSITAFDVRVLLQRYSLRDQNKHDIKISSPHGVMVSGIDKPFTGSVSIVCTADSIVINDTVITDEWIQISPTLSSHHQKKIDQFIVQWLKTNQDSCHEQMERLNKLYEKLVIDRHFRDYAPFYDVMQQCINNCLTSFIESVEYPAVSYESLVDSSREQLKEQLKELLTSAIAEQKISKQFMKQLQTSEKIRTDFFVKILDEVLAEFLKKYLLQLPHKIIYQAIKEDASCLTFNKNKYVGNFYLIRQGNDILLINSLDIDDYLLSVVFSEGWPGWPMEVNKALVVASRTYLVEKVLQANKCKRPYHIVNTIKHQTYKGHHKFTKLKQAVDETRNVFVAHDGEPIVAMFDSCCGGVIPAKIEGFDTKKHPYLARTKPCTYCKKSWIYSWKKELSKLEITEVLRKDHPDLHEIKDIKVIDRDPAGLVKEVMVIAPNKKIVISGKKMYSLFSSIKSFCYTIKKKGRGYIFQGKGYGHHMGLCQWGSLGMVEDNWNYKAILEFYYPGTHFMQLSLSR from the coding sequence ATGAAATTACTATTTAATATATGCCTTTTGGTAGGCATCTCATCATCTATTACAGCTTTTGATGTTCGGGTTTTATTGCAAAGATACTCTCTTCGTGATCAAAATAAGCACGATATCAAGATTTCAAGTCCTCATGGTGTTATGGTTTCTGGTATTGACAAGCCTTTCACAGGATCTGTATCGATTGTATGTACTGCTGATTCGATTGTTATAAACGATACTGTTATTACGGATGAATGGATTCAAATATCGCCAACTCTCAGCAGTCATCATCAAAAAAAAATTGATCAATTTATTGTGCAATGGTTAAAAACAAATCAAGACAGTTGTCATGAGCAGATGGAGCGTTTAAATAAATTGTATGAAAAGCTTGTTATAGATCGCCATTTTAGAGATTATGCCCCTTTTTATGATGTGATGCAGCAGTGTATTAATAATTGTTTAACATCATTTATTGAATCAGTTGAGTATCCTGCAGTTTCGTATGAATCATTAGTTGACAGTTCAAGAGAGCAATTAAAAGAGCAGTTAAAAGAATTATTAACGAGCGCTATTGCTGAACAAAAAATATCAAAGCAGTTTATGAAACAATTGCAAACATCTGAAAAAATACGAACAGATTTTTTTGTAAAAATTTTAGATGAAGTTCTTGCAGAATTTCTTAAAAAATATCTTTTACAACTGCCGCATAAAATTATTTACCAGGCTATAAAAGAAGATGCAAGTTGTCTGACTTTTAATAAAAATAAGTATGTAGGTAATTTTTATCTGATTCGACAAGGAAATGATATTCTTTTAATAAATAGTCTTGATATCGATGATTATCTTTTATCAGTAGTTTTTTCTGAAGGTTGGCCGGGATGGCCTATGGAAGTTAATAAAGCACTCGTTGTAGCAAGTCGAACTTATTTAGTAGAAAAAGTGTTACAAGCAAATAAATGTAAACGACCATATCATATTGTTAATACGATTAAGCATCAGACCTACAAAGGGCATCATAAGTTTACTAAGTTAAAGCAGGCTGTCGATGAAACTCGAAATGTTTTTGTAGCTCATGATGGTGAGCCAATTGTTGCAATGTTTGATTCGTGTTGCGGTGGTGTCATTCCTGCAAAAATAGAAGGATTTGATACTAAAAAACATCCTTACTTAGCGCGAACAAAACCGTGTACGTACTGCAAAAAATCATGGATTTATAGTTGGAAAAAAGAGTTGTCAAAGTTAGAAATTACTGAAGTCTTACGAAAAGATCATCCTGATTTACATGAAATTAAAGACATCAAAGTTATCGATAGAGACCCTGCAGGTCTTGTAAAAGAAGTGATGGTTATTGCTCCTAATAAAAAAATAGTTATCTCTGGCAAAAAAATGTACTCACTCTTTTCTTCTATTAAAAGTTTTTGTTATACCATTAAAAAGAAGGGTAGAGGATATATTTTTCAGGGTAAAGGATATGGGCATCATATGGGTCTATGCCAATGGGGTTCTTTAGGAATGGTTGAAGATAACTGGAATTATAAAGCTATTTTAGAATTTTATTATCCGGGGACTCACTTTATGCAACTATCGTTATCCCGTTAG